In Mycoavidus cysteinexigens, a genomic segment contains:
- a CDS encoding NACHT domain-containing protein produces the protein MLPPICSIHSPSVPLSSTLQSQGHASASREVNAAWQALEDADRCQRSQIDEVWISYTAAINAFNSASEAGAKDIQAGLARAYLKRGEIVSTFDPSKLENIQSQLIQAYFKLGENIPNERNLSYLRCLARKDFEKAEQYGSDEATAILKDIQFRQAEVITSRYFTNELPLTSVEDAVVKQQHEIKNTRHLAYCWHSHTSDEQKETLCALALKILTAANNLTGSDNLGHSQEIAPLAAIPDKKIYDRWTNIMITALSGKGMLNQPALRGLEVILRNLPLSWLNAQQVEMSLVRLLETLNGIFKSNPWGSTESLQVLLQTTSQLLDTIFRVGIKFGISRKGLRDSLNKSLADLRGKYSTDPELTFQVDYARQALERIPNDESALKEAATRAYDALITALSIKAIIASVAKNGVAFHYAVENASKAGDIPNAVAALTSFNAADAKTALPILKEIGTNMRQALRNRTVARPWYTALQFIDVCFLEQGWLFEFESFFHEYLNVDDENFLQGLCQRLEYIVGRQYSEAQRLEKRAQFLENRTQLLAPLASEARDRAQQVKKVAQQATKFLSDFMLPKNNRVVQQATLNTLKRLKAELPELLEELPEILKQVRTADDGASVQKAEVTPAWHADWYTPPTELLKKQLGESAELTLGPKLQELRKAFLQTTEDIIIAKDNTIVAKDELYEKPDCTLINQNQRLALESKDDKIGEINSFLTSPEARVLLLLGGTGSGKTQFGRHLARRLWDEYSAAIEQDDYSRPIPLFIDLPKLNPNSSVSPGNFISTYLTNQGLEAQFKDLRKDERRFVFILDGYDEFASFSPTFYADNELGQWTHAKIIISSRREYLGTDNYRDSFLPPSTYESQRPSDQFLKEFHLAPFSDEMIERYIENYVTKSKQDASLIEQYKEKLLNGSPELKKLISNPLLLNMALTVFKTPESIDNTITRIGLYDKFMEYWFDRECKSLGNNPNLKERDFFIKNLFKNFSKRVKTSAQDFAIGIYKEKKETQGVVKYSTVKEPPSWCKNFLNPDDVKNSLLRRSIPLNHQIIQEEGLLETYQYEQYQFKHKSFLDYFVAEALWESCVLQATEMEPLFNQLNLVKDPGVLDFLAERVQQKPALIDLLVDLINLSKSDDKSGDEFHIAAANALTILVRAEVQLSGRDFNAIHARGADLSYGVFDHTKFERADLSEVQLRGAWLRKVNLAGADLAGVNFGEKPRLQPGVIVKACCYSPDGAWLAIATNNRVQLYCTETLELQPIVREHRGDTVVTSVAFSRNGQWLASGGTDCAVRLWSVKPDAKGSSSAFKFIGHEDWVLSVAFSPNNKWLASGSADHTVKLWSVEPDAEGFRLGFTFKGHTHSVKSVAFSSPKGKWLASGSYDKSIKLWSVKPDGVESEAFLPGDQRSASSSEDKPIKLKGIGEDTFEGYHNEENERYRYPTRRKFQYMSKGHVFGVSSVMFSPAEDNESESKWLASGSDDKTVKLWLVQDNTLKFQCTLGEHGGWVNSVAFSPNSVWLASGGEDKMIKLWSVELDADGRRLQRTFEGHTHAVTSVSFSRDSQWLASSSEDWTVRQSAVGDIERELQHTFERHANTVNSVAFSPNSIWLASGSNDKTIKLWSVGPDADGCKLQRTLEGHTDSVTSVTFSPKTESVWLASGSSDRSIRLWSVRTGSSVSPDKSNWHTHAVTSVTFSRSGEWLASGSDDKTIKLWSVQGNELELKHTFTGHENPVTSVTFSPKNEELLASGSYDYTVRLWSTKTDLFALPDTSGTHRTPLTSVTFSPNGELLLSASYDGAVKLWSVEDNRLECQCVFAESPAWVSSIAFSPDGEWLAMANAIRLVYVISFASKVCFSEIGGFAGYVYSSAWRDLLDGNARLLATGGGDGVVRLWRVIMEERKGSIIIREVRLSWASHQTVLTAVDASIDNAEYLGSNNTALLIERGAKGTPKN, from the coding sequence ATGTTACCTCCTATTTGCTCCATTCATTCTCCGTCAGTACCCCTTTCCTCGACATTGCAGTCGCAAGGGCATGCGTCCGCATCAAGAGAGGTTAACGCTGCTTGGCAGGCTTTAGAAGATGCCGATAGGTGCCAGAGGAGCCAGATCGATGAGGTGTGGATAAGCTATACAGCGGCGATAAACGCTTTTAACAGCGCTTCTGAGGCTGGTGCAAAAGATATCCAAGCTGGATTAGCTAGAGCTTATTTGAAGCGTGGGGAAATTGTATCAACGTTTGATCCATCCAAGCTAGAAAATATCCAATCTCAATTAATTCAAGCCTATTTTAAGCTTGGAGAGAACATTCCAAATGAGAGAAATTTATCGTATTTAAGATGTCTAGCGCGTAAAGACTTTGAAAAGGCCGAGCAATACGGATCAGACGAGGCCACTGCTATATTGAAAGATATCCAGTTCCGTCAGGCGGAAGTCATTACTTCACGTTACTTTACAAATGAACTGCCACTCACCTCCGTTGAGGATGCTGTCGTAAAGCAGCAGCACGAAATCAAAAATACTCGCCATTTAGCTTATTGTTGGCATTCACACACTTCTGACGAGCAAAAAGAAACTTTATGTGCGTTAGCGTTGAAGATACTCACGGCGGCCAATAATCTAACTGGCAGCGACAATTTGGGACACTCGCAAGAAATAGCGCCGTTAGCAGCGATTCCTGATAAAAAAATTTATGATAGGTGGACAAACATCATGATTACAGCTTTGTCTGGGAAAGGCATGCTGAATCAACCGGCGCTGCGAGGCCTAGAAGTTATATTACGCAACCTTCCGTTATCGTGGCTTAACGCTCAGCAGGTCGAAATGAGTCTGGTAAGGCTATTAGAAACTCTAAACGGAATTTTCAAGAGCAACCCCTGGGGAAGTACTGAATCACTTCAAGTATTGTTGCAAACTACCTCGCAGCTGTTGGATACGATCTTCCGGGTCGGCATCAAATTCGGTATCAGTCGCAAGGGATTACGAGATTCTCTGAATAAGAGCTTGGCTGATTTACGCGGAAAATACTCGACAGACCCGGAGCTGACTTTCCAAGTCGATTATGCGCGCCAAGCCTTGGAGCGCATTCCTAATGATGAAAGCGCTTTGAAGGAAGCGGCAACTCGCGCCTATGACGCATTAATAACAGCCTTAAGTATTAAAGCCATTATCGCAAGCGTCGCCAAAAATGGCGTTGCATTTCATTATGCCGTTGAGAATGCTTCAAAGGCTGGTGACATTCCCAATGCAGTCGCGGCGCTCACGTCTTTCAATGCCGCCGACGCGAAAACCGCTTTGCCAATTTTGAAAGAAATCGGTACGAACATGCGTCAGGCGCTGAGAAATCGAACCGTAGCGCGACCCTGGTATACCGCTCTGCAATTTATCGATGTGTGCTTTTTGGAACAAGGCTGGCTCTTCGAGTTCGAGAGCTTTTTTCATGAGTATCTGAATGTCGATGATGAGAATTTTCTACAGGGTCTGTGTCAACGCTTAGAGTACATCGTTGGGCGCCAATACAGTGAAGCACAACGTTTAGAAAAGCGGGCACAATTTTTAGAGAATCGCACTCAACTCTTGGCACCTCTGGCATCAGAGGCTCGTGACCGGGCTCAGCAGGTAAAGAAAGTCGCGCAGCAAGCTACTAAATTTTTAAGCGATTTCATGTTGCCCAAGAATAATCGCGTCGTGCAGCAAGCGACTTTAAATACCTTAAAGCGCTTAAAAGCTGAACTTCCTGAGCTGCTAGAAGAGCTCCCAGAGATTTTAAAGCAAGTACGCACTGCTGATGACGGCGCATCAGTCCAAAAGGCTGAAGTTACGCCGGCCTGGCATGCCGACTGGTATACACCTCCTACCGAACTCTTAAAGAAACAATTGGGCGAAAGCGCTGAACTCACTTTAGGGCCCAAACTCCAAGAGTTGAGAAAAGCGTTTTTACAGACCACGGAAGATATTATCATAGCCAAAGATAATACTATTGTAGCCAAAGATGAGCTTTATGAAAAACCGGACTGTACTCTCATCAATCAAAATCAGCGCCTTGCTTTAGAAAGCAAAGATGACAAAATAGGCGAAATCAACAGCTTCCTCACTTCACCGGAAGCGCGAGTCTTATTACTGTTAGGTGGGACAGGCTCTGGCAAAACTCAGTTTGGCCGGCACCTCGCTCGTCGCTTATGGGACGAATATAGTGCTGCGATTGAACAGGATGATTATTCTCGCCCTATACCCTTATTTATTGACCTACCAAAGCTGAACCCAAACTCAAGCGTTTCACCGGGGAATTTTATCTCCACATATCTAACAAATCAGGGATTGGAAGCACAGTTTAAAGACCTGCGGAAAGATGAGAGGCGTTTTGTTTTTATTCTGGATGGCTATGACGAGTTCGCCAGTTTCTCGCCCACATTCTATGCTGATAATGAACTGGGGCAGTGGACGCATGCAAAAATCATCATTAGTAGCCGACGAGAATATTTGGGTACTGATAACTATCGGGACTCTTTCCTGCCACCATCAACTTACGAATCTCAACGACCGTCCGACCAATTTTTGAAAGAATTTCATCTAGCGCCATTTTCAGATGAAATGATTGAGCGTTATATCGAAAATTATGTAACTAAGTCAAAGCAAGACGCCTCACTAATCGAGCAGTACAAAGAAAAATTACTGAATGGCTCGCCAGAATTAAAAAAGCTTATAAGCAATCCCTTGTTACTCAACATGGCCTTGACTGTCTTCAAGACACCCGAGTCCATCGACAATACTATAACCCGGATTGGCTTATACGATAAGTTTATGGAGTATTGGTTTGACCGCGAATGCAAAAGCTTAGGAAATAATCCAAATTTAAAAGAACGGGATTTCTTTATAAAGAATTTATTCAAAAATTTCAGTAAGCGTGTCAAGACCTCTGCTCAAGATTTTGCAATAGGTATATATAAAGAGAAAAAAGAGACACAGGGGGTGGTCAAATATTCGACAGTGAAAGAGCCACCATCTTGGTGCAAGAATTTTTTAAACCCAGATGACGTAAAAAATTCGCTATTGCGCCGTAGTATTCCACTAAATCATCAAATAATTCAGGAGGAAGGCCTTCTCGAAACTTATCAATATGAACAGTATCAGTTTAAACATAAATCTTTTCTAGATTATTTTGTGGCCGAAGCTTTGTGGGAAAGTTGCGTTTTACAAGCAACGGAAATGGAGCCACTATTCAACCAGCTGAACCTTGTCAAAGATCCAGGAGTACTTGACTTTTTAGCTGAGCGAGTTCAACAGAAGCCAGCATTGATAGATCTGTTAGTCGATTTGATTAATCTCTCGAAGTCGGATGATAAGTCGGGTGACGAATTTCATATCGCGGCGGCTAATGCACTAACTATTTTAGTCAGAGCGGAAGTGCAGTTGAGCGGAAGAGATTTCAATGCGATTCATGCACGTGGAGCAGATTTAAGTTATGGAGTATTTGACCATACCAAATTCGAAAGGGCAGATTTAAGTGAAGTGCAATTACGAGGCGCGTGGTTGCGAAAGGTTAATCTTGCGGGAGCGGACCTTGCCGGTGTTAACTTTGGAGAAAAGCCGAGATTACAACCCGGCGTCATAGTTAAAGCGTGCTGTTATTCGCCTGATGGGGCCTGGTTGGCTATTGCCACAAACAACAGAGTTCAGCTGTATTGTACGGAGACTTTAGAGCTTCAGCCCATTGTTAGGGAGCATCGTGGTGATACGGTGGTGACGAGTGTGGCGTTTTCGCGAAACGGACAGTGGCTAGCCTCGGGTGGTACGGATTGTGCCGTTAGGCTTTGGTCGGTGAAACCTGACGCTAAAGGTTCCAGTTCCGCGTTTAAGTTTATCGGGCATGAGGATTGGGTGTTAAGCGTGGCGTTTTCGCCAAACAACAAGTGGCTGGCCTCGGGTAGTGCCGATCATACGGTCAAGCTGTGGTCGGTGGAACCTGACGCTGAAGGCTTCAGGTTAGGGTTTACGTTTAAAGGGCATACTCATTCGGTGAAAAGCGTGGCATTTTCTTCTCCAAAGGGTAAGTGGCTGGCTTCGGGCAGTTATGATAAGTCGATCAAACTGTGGTCGGTGAAACCTGATGGGGTGGAGAGTGAGGCGTTTCTGCCAGGCGATCAGCGGTCAGCCTCAAGCAGTGAGGACAAGCCGATCAAGTTGAAGGGAATTGGTGAGGACACGTTTGAAGGGTATCATAATGAAGAGAATGAGAGGTATCGTTATCCCACTCGCCGGAAGTTCCAGTATATGTCTAAAGGGCATGTGTTTGGGGTGAGTAGTGTGATGTTTTCGCCAGCAGAAGACAACGAGTCAGAAAGCAAATGGCTGGCCTCGGGCAGTGATGACAAGACGGTCAAGCTGTGGTTGGTGCAAGATAACACGCTCAAGTTCCAGTGCACGCTCGGGGAGCATGGAGGGTGGGTGAATAGTGTGGCGTTTTCGCCAAATAGCGTGTGGCTGGCCTCGGGCGGTGAGGACAAGATGATCAAGCTGTGGTCGGTGGAGCTTGACGCTGACGGGCGCAGGCTCCAGCGAACGTTTGAAGGGCATACTCATGCGGTGACGAGTGTGTCGTTTTCGCGGGACAGCCAGTGGTTGGCCTCGAGCAGTGAGGACTGGACGGTCAGGCAATCGGCGGTGGGAGATATCGAGCGTGAGCTCCAGCACACGTTTGAAAGACATGCTAATACAGTGAATAGTGTAGCTTTTTCGCCAAACAGCATATGGCTGGCCTCGGGCAGTAATGACAAGACGATCAAGCTGTGGTCGGTGGGGCCTGACGCTGACGGGTGCAAGCTCCAGCGAACGCTTGAAGGGCATACTGATTCAGTGACGAGTGTGACGTTCTCGCCGAAGACGGAGAGCGTGTGGCTGGCCTCGGGCAGTAGTGACCGTTCGATTAGGCTATGGTCGGTGAGAACCGGTTCGTCCGTGTCCCCGGACAAATCTAACTGGCATACTCATGCGGTGACGAGTGTGACATTTTCGCGAAGCGGCGAGTGGCTGGCCTCGGGTAGTGATGACAAGACTATCAAGCTATGGTCGGTGCAAGGTAACGAGCTCGAGTTAAAGCATACGTTTACGGGTCACGAGAATCCGGTGACAAGTGTGACGTTTTCGCCAAAGAACGAGGAATTGCTGGCCTCGGGCAGTTATGATTATACGGTCAGATTGTGGTCGACTAAAACGGACTTGTTCGCGTTGCCAGATACATCTGGAACGCATCGTACCCCTCTGACGAGTGTGACGTTTTCGCCAAATGGCGAGTTACTGCTCTCTGCCAGTTATGATGGGGCGGTCAAGCTATGGTCAGTGGAAGATAACAGGCTTGAGTGCCAATGCGTGTTTGCAGAGTCTCCTGCCTGGGTAAGTAGTATAGCATTTTCGCCCGATGGCGAGTGGCTGGCGATGGCGAATGCTATCCGGTTAGTATATGTGATTTCATTCGCCTCAAAAGTATGTTTTTCAGAGATAGGAGGCTTTGCTGGTTATGTTTACTCCTCGGCCTGGCGAGATTTGCTTGATGGCAATGCGCGACTACTAGCAACAGGAGGGGGGGATGGCGTAGTTCGCCTGTGGCGGGTGATAATGGAAGAAAGGAAAGGCAGTATCATCATCCGTGAGGTTCGGTTGAGTTGGGCCTCACATCAAACGGTATTGACCGCGGTGGATGCTTCTATTGACAACGCGGAGTATTTAGGATCGAATAATACCGCCTTGCTAATTGAGCGTGGCGCCAAAGGCACTCCTAAAAATTAA